gccaccttcgttttggacttggggggtcgtcctgagacggtctctattGCGCggttgaagccggcgcacgtggacattagccagccggatCTACTGGTGCGGCCTCGCCCTCGGTGTTGTCCttcgtcccggcccttacccccagcgtccctGCGACCTTCTTCGCCTGGCagtgtggttccggttcctgcgaccgccgtggtgtgcacacgggctggtcgtctcatatgtccccctgtccgtttcgtgcctccagGTTcttgggggggtcctgtggccgtacccggggattaggccactccctggatcatccccctcagcacgggttggacagggctggggaagggaccagtgctacggggtttgcctgaaggggctagagagataactcatgcttgagactgaagagagtatggatgttctgttgctggattaaattactgttaatacttgttcgtttaggaaggagacgaggagaaatttctttagtcagagggaggtgaatctgtggaattctttgccacagaaggctggagaggtagtcagtggatatttttaaggcagagatgaatgTATAATCattgtagatagatagatagatagattcttgattagtacaggtgtcagaagttctggggagaaggcaggagaatggggttaggagggagagatagatcagccatgattgaatggcggagtagacctgatgggctgaatggcctaattctactattccttatgacctgatgaaacacaagacacaagacaAAGTAGTTAAACTAATTGCAGCAAATTAACCCCATGGTGTAAAAGAGGCTCGTGTGGAACATAACATGGATGCGATTGATTGGATCAAATGGCCGACCTTTATGCCATGCGTCCTTTgtaaattatatatttatatgCTGACAAGTTGTACTGTCCAATCATAATCTTTGTTCAGAACACAgttcaggcagtttctctggaggacatggttaggtgatattttgggttgggaccttcttcagactgaatgtataaTCATTGTATCATTGTCCTTCAGTTTCATTGATAACCTAATGTAAAACAACAGAAGAATTTGTGATTACAACGGATTCGTAACTTCCCTCATATTACTAACTCTATTCTAGGTTTGCTTTCATAAAGACTGAAGGGCACAGATTAAAAGTGCAAATTTTGGTCACGTGGCCATATTACCTTGCAATCCTGGATTTGGCTATACTGTAGTATTTGATACCTTAATTAAAGATGTTCAGAATGATTGTGGGAGTGATGCACTGTGCTCAAGAGAAAATATAAGACCAGAACCTCATTTATAATAAAATATTCATGGTAATGGTGCTATCCTAAGGTGGGTCAAGAATTTCCTTGTCTATttaattaaagggcctgtcccactttaggcgattttaaggtgactgccggcgactagtctgtcgccgacagttcgccgggtgtcgcgggcatgatcgtgaggagtcttccaagaatcgtagtggatctcagcgcctcgctgagaaatcatctggagtgaaatttctcggcgacagctggcttgtcgcaaggtactgttgcttattgcgggcactgtcgcctgcggtccccaggtttgctaggttctcttagatgcatttagaagcacattatattaaaataagtaaagtcatttcaaaataccataaaatgcttgtgtttaaccaatttatttaccgtcaggacatttgacaggtagattggaggtgaaggtttgacggtcaggtaagcgtgggaattttgcgatgtttatggccatcagccattacatttaaagtgggctcccaacccagatatgcaacccagaaaccagatatgcatctcctgtacattttcaaagaatgcccacacacctttcacaaaaatcctcttttaaatttttttttttaatgctgctattagtaaactggaagtaaatccagtttatgccttgttacagtgatgcttggtttttaagtaacccatacaagatgttatagttcaaaactctcgtacttaccgacttgtcagtgatttcagcgaaaattaggacactggagaaacattgacagcatgggaatttcgtgatgtttccgaagacgctgtaatctcgacctgactcggcattgtcgtggtcattgtcgtcgggtcagtctttgacagtcgccggcagtcgccttaaaatcacttaaagtgggacaggccttttagtAGCTCACCACATACATTGGTTGAAACATAAGGTGTAAAACCTGGGAGGATAGGATATTTTCTGTCGAGTGTGGAGGGTTAATTGTGTGCCGTGTTAAAGCTGCAGTTATGAAAATTCCTCATCTCTGTGGACAAGCCAATAGTAAAAGAAATGTAAGGCACAACTGTGGGGTAAGTcaacttatttttaaaaattcttttgACAAGAAGAGTTACTTCGAAAGAATTCCATTATTTTAAAACTGTGGTACATGGATAGCTTGCACAATTCAGGAAGGCAATTAACATTTTCCAGGCAGATTATATAAAAGAACTAAAGTTTTCCCCATAGAAAACATAAATGAAAGTCAGCAGCTAAATTAGTCTAGATGTCTTCAGGTATACTGTAAAAGGTCCAAGAGGAGTTTATTTTCCATCCTTTATGATAGCAATGATGTGTGGTACAAGATCCTAACGAGGAAGTAGATGGTCAAAGGAGGAGGGCAAATGCCTTTGTGCATTTTAAACCTCTCTGTATTGGAAAACCACAGTTTGTTCACAGCATATTTTATGTGGTAAATGCATCCTGGTATCTACACAAAatatgggagggtgggggggggggggggaattgcttACCGTGACTTCTCAGGTGTTCACGAGACTGCCATTGGAACTCTGCTCCTTGACTTGCGTCTTGTTCCCCAATACTGAGACCTTGCTGGAGAATCAGCAAAATGATGGGGTCAAGGAAATAGCGTTGACGTCATGcccgtttccaccaatctttccaccactacgcacaagaagagcaagacgccattgtatgcagatgccgagaagtgtgttcagctctggctggacAATTTCTAATCtagtgatgtggactcgataagaacaAAGCAAGATGACAGTGATGATGAATTTCTGATGACAGAATTTAAAAATGATCTATTTTTCATGCTGACTTTATTTTTCTGCAGCTATGTTTGAAATTAAGAAGATCTGTTGCATCGGTGCTGGATACGTCGGTGGTCCAACATGCAGTGTTATTGCGCAGATGTGTCCCGAAATTCGCATTACAGTTGTGGACGTTAACCAGGCAAGAATAGAGGCCTGGAACTCAAATACACTTCCAATTTATGAGGTGCGCCATTGAAATATGAATCCAGTGTGTTGCTTCATAACCTTTTTACTGATTGCCATTCTGATAGTATAAAATGTTacttgctgttttctttttttcccaGCCTGGTTTGAAGGAAGTGGTAGAATTGTGCAGAGGAAAGAACCTTTTCTTCTCGACTGACATCGACAAAGCCATTCAAGAATCCGACCTCATATTTATTTCGGTAATTTTTTATCAACAGCAGCATACGTATGGCACTTTCAAAGTAGCAAAATACTCCATGCATTTCACAGGAGACTTTATCATACCATATCTTACGCCAAGGCACGCAAGGTCATAATAGAACAAACAACCTGAATCTTGGCCAAAGTGCTGGGTTTAATGTAATGTCTTATAAGAATGGGAAGAGGCAGAGATTTCAAAAGCAATTTCCAGTGCTTGGAAAATGAGGATACACTTGACAATCAGAGATTAACCTttttagtttatcatatcatatcatatcatatcatatatctacagccggaaacaggccttttcggccctccaagtccatgccgcccagtgatccccgtacattaacactatcctacacccactagggacaatttttacatttacccagccaattaacctacatacctgtacgtctttggagtgtgggaggaaaccgaagatctcggagaaaacccacgcaggtcacggggagaacgtacaaactccttacagtgcagcacccgtagtcaggatcgaacctgtgtctccggcgctgcattcgctgtaaagcagcaactctaccgctgcgctaccgtgccgcccacggacaGGTGTAGATATCTTGGTGAGACAAAAGGCTGCAGGAGActgcagagatggggagagaggccaTCGtgtgtaaatgtagaaattgcgtAAATAGGAGGCAATGCAATTCAGTAAGCACAGGGTAATATCCAAATAAACTAGGGCAAATGTTTCAATATTTAGAATGGCAAATTTACAGAGGTAGTTTGGGGAAAGCTAGCCAAGGCAAGGCAGCAGATATCAGGCTGGACTGGAACTAAGTAATGTTAAAGAGATGAAAATAGTTACACAGTTACGTGGTCAGGAACTCATCTCAGTATCACATATCACAGCAAAGTTGGGAAGGCACCGGTTTAACTTCACTGATGCGAGTGAGAGCGTTGGAATCTTACTTGCAATATCTTTGGTCTTCCTCAAATTTAAGAGGAGTAAATTTCTTCCCATCTAGTATTGAGTGTTGAACAGGTAATCAGTAAATTGAGAGACAGTGGAGTAGTCAAGAAGAGTTGGTGGAATTGGCAGTTGGATGTGTGGAAAGTGATCCAGTGCTTTTTGATGATGAGAATGTAATGCAAAATGGGAAAAGCCAAGGTGAGATGCTTGGGGAACCCCAGGGGAAACAGAAAGTGGGGAAAAACGTCATTGCAGACACTCCCATAGAGCAGAACAGAACCAGACAAGTGGACTTCCACCCAACTGAAGAGACAATGGAGGAGGTTGGTATAGTGAACTAAAttcccacctcttttcctttaAAGGCACTGATCCTTGCAGGTGAACGGGTAACCAGGTGATGTATACATCCATCCAGCAGGCTAGAAAGGGAATACAACTCAATCAAGTCCTACTTAAACCCAACTGTCACCACGCATGAGCTTTCTGGCTGGAGTCACAAGACAGTAATCCAGAACTGAAGCCCCAGATGGATTTTTGTTTCTTTCTCATAGTGACTTTGGGCAGTGATAATCCAGTGGAATGTATAGGGGTTGGTGGAGTGACCTTAGCCTTGGAAGAAGTTCAATATAGAAGTGCATTTGACATACAATTATATCTGATGTATCAAGTCACTGTTCTGTTTGATTTTATTATGAACTTCAGAAAAAATAATGGTGTTAGTATATGAGATGCAAATgtcgtgtcacaaaatgctggagtaactcagcaggtcaggcagcatcttggagagaaggaatgggtgacgtttcgggtcgagaccctgcttcagactgatgctgtgtGTACTTCGGTGACGTGTGAAGTTCTGATGATTTTCATCTCCTGGGAGATATTTCTGACTACTTGAACAATCGGATCTGGAGAGATGATTCCAGCTGGTACCCACTTAAcaaccaaacttgaggaagggaaCAAGGCAACTGTTGGACTGAAGAGTAAACAGGGGATTGTGCAGAAGTCCTCTATGACTGTTCAATGTTAAACTGTTGCTTGTGAACTGTGTCATGATAATGACAGCAACTGGAAAAGGTACAGTATGACCAATATCATGGCACTAGGGACAAATAATTGTCAGTGGTGGAGAACATGTATTGGATTTTAAAGCCAAGAGAGGAATAGGTGGTCACATTTCATGTTGGAAGCAATAGCTTGGAAGTGAATGGAACTGAGATCTTGCAAAGGAGCACTTGGGGAATTCAGAGATAAAGATAACAATAGACCAATACCAACACAAAATAACGAGATGTTGGAAATCTCTAATAGTACAGAACATGGTGGAAATATTGAGGTGGTCAGACAGTATTTGCAGAGGGAGAAACAAATTGGGCATTTCAGATTAATATCTCCATTAGAACTGGAAAAATAATTGAGCTTTGTAATGGATTTTAAGAGAGCAGCAAAATCAAGAGGGCGTAGCATCTGGGTGTGGGGAAGGAAACAGGTTTGTGATTAGCGAGAAgactgagtttttttgaagaagtaaccaaaaaggttaatAAGGGCAAAGCTGTAGACGTTGTCTGTATggccttcagcaaggcatttgataaggttctgcatggtaggctactctggaaggttaggtcgcATGCAATCCAGGGAGAGTTTACCgattggatagagaattggcttcatggaaggaagcagagggtgatggtggaaggttgttttttagaCTGAAAGCCTATGACTAGTGCCTCAGAAATCCATGCTAGACACATTGCTGTTTGtgctttatatcaatgatttgcatgggcgaggcatggttagtaagtttgcatacTAGTTGGAAGAttattatcaagaattacagcaggatcttgatcagttgggcaagtgggcagaggaaagGTTGATGGAGTTTGAtacagataaatgcgaggtgtgcattttgggaagtcaaaccagggcaggaatgGCAGGGCAGGAATGCCACAGTGAATGGCTTAGCacagagtgttgcagagcagagggatccagcgtGCAGATACGTGGTTCCTGAAAATGGCATCATGGGTAGAAAGGGTAGTCAAGAAGGGTTTTGGTATATTGGTCAATAAgcatattgaatatagaagtttggatgtaatgttacagttgtaccagacattggtgaggtcccacttggagtattgcgttcagttatggtcatcctattataggaaagatattgttaagctggaaagagtgcagagaggatttacgaggatggtgccaggacttgtaggcctgagctgtagggagaggttgggcaggctaggactttgttccttggagcgctggaggctgGGATGTCATTAAAGGATTATGGAGCAATAAAACAACAGGTGTATCTGTAGGAGATGAAAATGACAAAGGCAGATTCATTGCCGGCAACATAAGTGTGAGCAATGGTTATGAGTTGAAATTGCTGTTATATAAAAGCCATATTGAAAAATATAATCATGCAGATGTTGACTTGCATTCATTATGGGACAAGTCTTAACTGAAACGTTAACATAAATGTTATCTTAAATGTTCTGCTGACTTTGTAATAGGTGAATACACCCACAAAGGTTTATGGAATGGGTAAAGGTCGCGCTGCAGACCTGAAGCATATCGAATCCTGTGCTCGAAGAATCGTGGCCGTGTCAAATGGGTACAAAATAGTCACTGAGAAAAGCACTGTGCCAGTGAGAGCTGCTGAGAGCATTCGGAGGATATTCCAGTCAAACATAAAGCCAGACCTCAATCTCCAGGTGAGACCAGGCATTGTACAGCCGGGTAATGTGCAGGTCAAAGATATGCTCGTCTGCATTGGAAAAAACCTCTAATTCATTGGAGAAAGTAATCTCCCTGCATTAGGCATAGCAACAGTGCAGATGTTAGCAAATTGCGGGTTAACAATATTACTGAATATATTAGAAAATAAAGTTTACCTCAAGAATTGAAAAGGATAGaaacgcaaggaattgcagatgctcaaATATGGagtaagtacaaagtgctggaggaaactcaGCAGAATAGgttgcatctatggagagaatggacgggtaacattttgggtcaggactcttagacaatagacaataggtgcaggagtaggccattcggcccttctagccagcaccgccattcaatgtgatcatggctgatcattctcaatcagtaccccgttcctgccttctccccataccccctgactccgctatccttaagagctctatctagctctctcttgaatgcattcagagaattggcctccactgccttctaaggcagagaattccacagattcacaactctttgactaaaaaaggtttttcctcatctcagttctaaatggcctaccccttattcttaaactgtggcccctagtactgaactaccccaacattgggaacatgtttcctgcctctaacgtgtccaaccccttaataatcttatacgtttcgataagatcccctctcatccttctaaattccagtgtatacaagcctagtcgctccagtctttcaacatatgacagtcccgccattccgggaattaacctagtaaacctacgctgcatgccctcaatagcaataatatccttcctcaaatttggagaccaaaactgcacacagtactccaggtgcggtctcactagggccctgtacaactgcagaaggacctctttgctcctataatcaactcctcttgttatgaaggccaacattccattggctttcttcactgcctgctgtacctgcatgcttcctttcagtgactgatgcactaagacacccagatctcgttgtatgtcccctgttcctaacttgacaccattcagataacaatctgccttcctattcttaccaccgaagtggataacctcacacttatccacattaaactgcatctgccatgcatccgtccactcacacaacctgtctaagtcaccctgcaacctcatagcatcttcctcacagctcacactgccacccagctttgtatcatctgcaaatttgctaatggtacttttaatcccttcatccaagtcattgatcaatattgtaaatagctgcggtcccagcaccgagccttgcggtaccccactagtcactgcctgccattctgaaagggacccatttatccccactctttgctttctgtctgtcaaccaattttctatccatgtcagtaccctacctccaataccatgcgctctaattttgcccaccaatctcctatgtgggaccttgtcgaaggctttctgaaagtcaaggtacacctcatccaccggctctcccctgtcaattttcctagttacatcctcaaaaaattccagaagattagtcaagcatgatttcccctacgtaaatccatgctgactcggaacgatcctgttactgctatccaaatgctccgtaatttcatctttcatctctccagcatcttccccaccactgatgtcagactaactggtctatattttcccgttttctctccccctcctttcttaaaaagtgggataacattagctaccgtccaatccacaggaactgaccttgaatctatagaacattggaaaatgatcaccaatgcatccacaatttctagagccacctccttaagtaccctgggatgcagaccatcaggccctagggatttatcagccttcagtcccatcagactacccaaaactttttcctgccttatgtggatttcctccagttcctccatcaccctaggatctctggccactataacatctgggagattgtttgtatcttccttagtgaagacagatccaaagtaccggttctactcgtctgccatttccttgttctccataataaattcccctgcttctgtcttcaagggacccacatttgccttgactatttttttcctcttcacatacctaaaaaagcttttattatcctcctttatattacattagcattacatttgcgactggatacactggaatttagagggatgagaggggatcttatcgaaacgtataagattattagaggcaggaaacatgagacatgttagaggcaggaaacatgttcccaatgttgggggagtccagaaccaggggccacagtttaagaataaggggtaggccatttagaacagagatgaggaaaaacttttttagtcagagagttgtgaatctgtggaattctctgcctcagagggcagtggaggccaattatctgaatacattcaagagagagctagatagagctcttaaggatagcggagtcagggggtatggggagaaagcaggaatggggtactgattgcgaatgatcagccatgatcacattgaatggcggtgctggctcgaagggccgaatggcctactcctgcacctattgcctattgtctattgacatgccaattttattctTCTTCAAAAAAGGGTAGCCAGCCCTTGTTCTGGGATCTGGCTTGCAATTGGTTGCCACACACAACTCCCACGCACTCTAACCAGGAGCCTCTGTATCGTGCAGGTACTCTCAAACCCAGAATTTCTGGCAGAAGGGACAGCTGTTAATGATCTGAAGAACCCAGACCGTGTGCTGATTGGTGGTGATGATACACCGGAAGGTCTGGAGGCGATCCAGGCACTTTGTGCCATGTATGAACATTGGGTACCAAAAAACAAAATCATCACGACTAACACATGGTCCTCGGAGCTTTCCAAGTTGGTATGCTCACTTTTATCTTTGGCGCAATTCATCATCAAATTGTGTTGGTAACATGCCTTCCTTTGAAGCAAACTTTAAAAATGCCTGATAAATCCCAAGTGTTATTTTGCTAAAATCCAATTTTCTCTGATTCCTATATAATCATATTTTGGTTTAAACTGCCATATAATCCATTTAACTGCTTATTTAATGTGGCAATTTATATACAAGAGCCTGCTGTAAATCCAAGAAATTAATTTGTCATTAATTAAATATTTCTACTCAGTTTTCAGCCGATTTTGCAATTGCCTAAAGCTAGAATGTGGTGTTGGACTTTATGAAGATCTTTAAAATTTGCTATTTTGTAGCAGTCATTTAAGTTGTATGAACTTTTCTCGCAGCTCAAAAGTGTTTGATTGCCTCTGATACATCctgtggcgtgcagcgtaggttcactaggttaattcccggaatggcgggactgtcgtatgttgaaaggctggagcaattaggcttgtatacactggaatttagaaggatgaggggggatcttattgaaacatataagataattaggggattggacacattagaggcaggaaacatgttcccaatgttgggggagtccagaacaaggggccacagtttaagaataaggggtaggccatttagaacggagatgaggaagaactttttcagtcagagagtggtgaaggtgtggaattctctgcctcagaaggcagtggaggccagttcgttggatgctttcaagagagagctggatagagctcttaaggatagcggagtcagggggtatggggagaaggcaggaacggggtactgattgagaatgatcagccatgatcgcattgaatggcggtgctggctcgaagggctgaatggcctactcctgcacctattgtctattgtctattgtcttaatttattttttaaattatgttttcttTTGATAATGAATAACCTATCCTAATCAAGTTTTTCTACATCATTCTATCTCTTAACATTGAGAATCAGTATTAGGTTCCGCATCATATTTGGCACCTGGATAACCTCCCTTTATTCCAGTAAATAGAATACTACACAGCCTTTCCGAATCACTGGACAGTTTTGCCATGTCCACTGCAACGTGACTGAATGCATGCACATAGATACTAACAAGATCAATAACTTGAATGGTATAGTGTCGATTGAAAAACATTTTAACTTGCTTCATGGGAGGGTTGTCAAACAAAAGTTGACATAAACCACTTAAGGCGATGTTAGGACAAAAAGTTAGTCAAATAGGTAGACTTTTAAAAATATCAGTGAAAGAATGGGAGGTGGCCAGAGCATAGAGAAGGAGTTCCAGAGCATTAAGACCATGGAAGCCATTGATGCAGAAACGGTACGGTAGCGgaatggtagagctactgcctcgcagctccagagacccaggtttgatcctgactatgggtgtttgtctgtagggagtttgtacgttctccctgtgaccgcttgggttttctccgagatcttcggtttcctcccacactccaaagatgtacaggtttgtaggttgattggcttggtataaatgtaaaattgaccctagtgtgtgtagggtagtgttaatgtgcggggatcgctgatcggcgcagactcggtgggccgaagggcctgtttccgtactgtatctctaaactaaaactaaattaaatgacatTCAAGAATGGTCCAGAATTTGAGTAATGGAGATGTTTCAGAAAATTGTAGGGATGGAGAATAGAgataaagagggagagaaaatcaAAACGCTGTTAAAAATTTGAATTAAAAATTTGAAAtgcaggaagcactcagcaggtcaggtggtatCAATGGATAGATAAAGAGTTAGATCAAAGATCCCTCATCATTTTctctttcaacagatgctgcctgatctgctgggtgtttctagtattttctgctttcatATAGAGTGGGAAAGTTTCAAAATCAAGGTGTTGCTTACCTGGAGATCAATGTACGTCAACACCCACCCAGGAGATCGGTGAATGGACAGTGCATTTTCGGACATAGGCCGCAGAACGTTGGATCTCTTTCTGATTATTCAGAGTTAACTGAAGGAAGATAAACACAGACAAACAAGCAAGTGTGGAGGGGATAATGGTACATGTGAGATTCTTGCCAGATGGTGAGCTGAGAGATGATGCTTCAGtcaaatttattttgtttcctTATCATTAGGCATCCAATGCATTTCTTGCTCAGCGAATAAGCAGTATTAACTCAATCAGTGCTCTGTGTGAGGCAACTGGTGCTGATGTTGAAGAGGTTGCTTGTGCTGTAGGCATGGATCACAGAATTGGAAGCAAATTTCTTAAAGCCAGTGTTGGTTAGTAATTTGTTTTTGTGATATCAAGATCCAAATCTTTTATCCCATGTGTGGTTGGGATTTGCAGATGATTTTTAATATCCAGGGCATTTGATCTATTTCAGGATTTGGAGGGAGTTGTTTCCAGAAAGATGTACTGAACCTTGTATACTTGTGTGAAGCATTAAACCTACCCGAAGTGGCTCAATATTGGCAGCAGGTAAACTGATGAAGTGTGTCAGAGAATCCTATAATCGTGATAATGAATCGTTGCTAAGCAATT
This region of Rhinoraja longicauda isolate Sanriku21f chromosome 1, sRhiLon1.1, whole genome shotgun sequence genomic DNA includes:
- the ugdh gene encoding UDP-glucose 6-dehydrogenase, with translation MFEIKKICCIGAGYVGGPTCSVIAQMCPEIRITVVDVNQARIEAWNSNTLPIYEPGLKEVVELCRGKNLFFSTDIDKAIQESDLIFISVNTPTKVYGMGKGRAADLKHIESCARRIVAVSNGYKIVTEKSTVPVRAAESIRRIFQSNIKPDLNLQVLSNPEFLAEGTAVNDLKNPDRVLIGGDDTPEGLEAIQALCAMYEHWVPKNKIITTNTWSSELSKLASNAFLAQRISSINSISALCEATGADVEEVACAVGMDHRIGSKFLKASVGFGGSCFQKDVLNLVYLCEALNLPEVAQYWQQVIDMNDYQRRRFASRIIDCLFNTATDKKIALLGFAFKKDTGDTRESSSIYISKYLLDEGANLHIFDPKVRKEQIICDLSHPNISQDISGQASRLVTICNDAYEACDRAHAIVICTEWDEFKLLDYELIHKNMLKPAFIFDGRRVLDELHPKLQKLGFQVETIGKKITVQRIPFTPTAEVPKFSLQEPPLKKIKL